TGAGAACCATTATCGAAATCGAGGCCGTTGTTTGCGGCCTCGATTTTTTATAAACAGATAAGCGCAAGGCTTGTAACGAGCAAGTTAAGTGATTGCCTTGCAATGAAATAAATCTTCCGCTTGCGCTTTTGATGAACTTGGCTATATTAGTCGACTGTGGCAATGCTTTTTTGAGAGCAAAGCCAATTTGTATCGTTAAAGAATTGTTGGAAATAATAGAGGTTTTACAATGGCACACAAAAAAGGCGTAGGCTCATCGAAGAATGGCCGTGACTCAAACGCCCAACGACGCGGGACAAAAGTATACGGCGGCCAGGCGGTATCTGCCGGTTCAATTATAGTCAGACAGTGCGGCACTCCCATCAAGCCGGGAATCAATGTCGGACTTGGCAAAGACCATACACTGTTCGCCAAAGTGACCGGTGTGGTCACCTATGAGCGTGTTGGCAAAACTGGCAAACGGGTCTCGGTCTACGAGTAAGTTTTTTTAATTTTGCTTTGATTTTCAAAACCGCTCTGGTGAAAGCCCGAGCGGTTTTTTTTTGTGATTGATGTGATCGACCCGTTCCGCCTTGACTTCTATCTTAACTGTTTCTACGTTCTAAAGGCAAGCGACCTATATGAGAAGAAAACCAGCCATACTATCAAAAGTCATTCCATCATTATTGTCTGTCCTATTCTTGTCTGTCACAGCCAGCTTACTTGCCCAGACAGACAGTGCGCATGTCTCTCAGTCTTATCTTGTCGAGTCAAGCGAGGTTGTAACGATTATCCCAGAGACAACGGTAATACTCGATGACTCAACCGGCGAACAAATCTATCCCCTCTCGCCCGAGCGTCAGCAATTATTGATTGAATACTCAGACTTGAGAAACAAATGGCGCTTTGTTGATTTCTTTGGCACAATTGCGCTTCTGGCTATTCTCTTATTCACCAAACTCTCAGCAAGAATGCGTGACTGGGCCGCTATTGGACGAAATGGATTTCTCGCTCTATGGATATATTGGGGGCTATTTGTTCTTGCCAGCTATCTCCTCAGCTTTCCGTTACATTACTATCGAGACTTTGTTGTCGAAAAAGAGTTCGGTTTTCTCAATCTGACTTTTGGAGGCTGGTTGAGCGAAGACCTACTCATGCAATTGCTCACATTCGCCATCGGAATTATCCCCCTGTGGATTTTCTACACTATGGTGAAGCGCTTTGCCAACTGGTGGCTTTGGTTTTCATTGGCTGTCATCCCGTTGATCGTCATATCGGTTGTGCTTGTTCCGGTTTTCATTTCGCCTCTCTTTAACGATTTCAAACCGCTT
This genomic interval from Candidatus Zixiibacteriota bacterium contains the following:
- a CDS encoding M48 family metallopeptidase, whose translation is MRRKPAILSKVIPSLLSVLFLSVTASLLAQTDSAHVSQSYLVESSEVVTIIPETTVILDDSTGEQIYPLSPERQQLLIEYSDLRNKWRFVDFFGTIALLAILLFTKLSARMRDWAAIGRNGFLALWIYWGLFVLASYLLSFPLHYYRDFVVEKEFGFLNLTFGGWLSEDLLMQLLTFAIGIIPLWIFYTMVKRFANWWLWFSLAVIPLIVISVVLVPVFISPLFNDFKPLSDKQLEAQILSLAESVGIEGSDVFEVNASKQSSKINAYVTGLFNTKRIVLYDTLLKNFTRDEILFVMGHEMGHYVLHHVWQGLALGILIIVASLWLISRLIHGEIRRNAHRFGFDHLSDFASLPLVLLFITVISFFSEPISNSFSRSIEHRADVYGMDVTPISGESAATAFDKLAVFNLADPDPHPLIEFWFYSHPALKKRMEFVRSVRE
- the rpmA gene encoding 50S ribosomal protein L27, with the translated sequence MAHKKGVGSSKNGRDSNAQRRGTKVYGGQAVSAGSIIVRQCGTPIKPGINVGLGKDHTLFAKVTGVVTYERVGKTGKRVSVYE